The Pontibacter sp. SGAir0037 DNA segment GCCTACTACAGGTTTGAATACGCAGGTAGTTTCGAAGAAAAAGACATTGTAGTAAATAAGATCAAGGTAACCCCCCGTTCGCGCGGTGACCAGGTGTTTGAAGGGTATATCTATATTATTGAGGATTACTGGGCCATTCATAGCCTCGACCTGAAAACCAGCATCATGGGCTTTCCTATAAGCGCCAAACAGAACTATGCCGAAGTGGCTCCGCGGGTATGGCTACCGGTAACGCATCAGTATAAGTTTTCCGGAAAAGTAATGGGCTTTGCAGGAGAATTTAAGTACATGGCCTCCTGTAGCAATTACCAGGTAGAGCTGAACAAGGACCTGATCGCTGAAACAGAAATCATAGACGAGAAAGTAGAGGACGTGCCCAAAGAGGTTGCCGCTTTAAAACCAGCCGCAAAAAAAGATGCGGCAGAAACACTGGCTACACAAGATAAACTTACCCGAAAGCAGTATCGCCAGATGATTACGGAATATGAGAAGGAAGCCCGGAAAGCCCAGCAAGAGCCGGAGGTAATCAGCGAAAGGTCTTTTGCCATAGATAAACTGGCAACCAAGCGCGATTCCGCCTACTGGGAAGAGGTACGCCCGGTGCCGCTAACTGTTAAAGAACTGCAGGGCTATAACCGCGACGACTCCCTGGCACTGGTAGAGAAAGCAAGAATAACCGGAGTGGATTCGGCCAATGTAATACGGAAGAAAAGATTTAAACCAACAGACCTGATCGGAGGTGCTTCTTATAACCTGTCGCCGAAGATGCGCCTTTACCTGGACCCCACACTTGCGCAGACACACTATAACACTGTAGAAGGTGTAAATGTAAATGTAAGCGGAAAGCTGCGCTACCAGTACGATAGCCTGCGGCGCACATTTGAGGTTGCGCCGATGCTACGGTACGGGTTTTCAAGCAAAGACTTTTACGCAAAGTCAAGGTTCTCGCATACCGTGCAAGATGGTTTGGCTTCGCGTAGTATGTTTCTGGAAGGAGGCAAATTTGTACCCCAGTTCAACGAAGACGAACCGATTCATCCTTACATCAACACATTGAGCACGCTTTTTTTCCGAAGAAGCTACATGAAGTTATATGAGAAATGGTATGCAAAGGCAGGGTATGCATATAAACCTACCGCATCGCTTAAGCTGAACGGAAGCCTTGAGTGGGCACAGCGGAACCAGCTTTATAATAAGGCCGACTATAGCCTGCTGTATGGCGAAAACCGCACCTTTACACCTAACCTGCCCGAAAATAATGAACTGGCTGACACAGGTTTTCCGCAGCATGAGGCGCTTATCTTTCAGGCCGATGTAAGTTACAGGCCCGCATTACGCTACAGGGTGTATAACGGCAGGAAGTACCCGGTGCTGGAACAATCGCCGGAATTGCTACTGATGTACCGCAAAGGCATTTCTGGCGCATTGGGAAGCGACGTGGACTTAGACCAGGTACAGCTTGGCGTAAAGCATGGCTTTAGCTTTGGTGTGCGCGGCAGACTGGAACTGGAAGCATTGGGGGGGACCTTCCTGAACAACAACAGTATGTACTTTATGGATTACCAGCACTTCGACGGCAACCGCACTATCCTGAGCAGCCTTCGCCCGGCCGGTGCTTTTCGCCTGCTTGATTATTACGCCTACAGTACAGCCAGATCCTATTTCTCCGGCCACACCCATTACCAGTTCAGGCGGTTTCTCTTAACACAGCTGCCTGAAGTGCGTTTTGCGGGGCTTAAAGAAAACATTTTTGTTAACTACCTTAAAACTTCCACGTCACCTCATTACTATGAGCTAGGGTATTCGCTGGATAATGTTTTCCGTGTTTTCAGGGTAGAAGCTGCCGCATCGTTCCAGGACAGAAGTTTTAAAGAATTCGGTTTCCGGGTAGGTGTTGCCACGTTTCTGAAAGTTAGCACTAATTAAATCCCAGACATACCGAAAAGTCTTGTAGCCGTTCATTAGCGGAAGCCGGTTAACAGCTACAAACCCTTTAGGCCACTCACCGGATTACCTTTTCTGATCATCTTTCTGTATTTTGCCGGCAAAAGAACAACTACAAAATGAACTATAGAGAAAGACTGGCTGCTATCCGGGAGCAGATGAAAGAACAGGGAATCAGTGCCTATATCATACCTTCGGCTGACCCTCATATTAGTGAATACCTACCAGACCGCTATAAATGTATTTATTTTGCCTCGGGCTTTACAGGCTCTGCCGGTACGCTGGTGATAACAGCAGACTTTGCCGGCCTCTGGACCGATGCCCGCTACTTTGTGCAGGCCGTTGAACAACTGCAGGACTCTGGCTATGAACTGGTGAAGTTACAGGTGCAGCAGGCACCGGAATATATCCAGTGGCTGGCGGAACGTCTGAAAGCGGGAGAGGTGGTAGCTTTTGATGCAAAGCTTATATCGGTGCAACTGGCTCAACTGCTGGAGCAGGAACTAAGTCCTGTCGGTATCCGGATTGCCAGCCATCACGATCTGCTGGAGCCTGTATGGCACGATCGTCCGGCATTGCCAGCTGCTCCGGCTTACCTGTTAGATGAATCCGTTACCGGAAAATCTTTTCCCGAAAAATTAACGGAACTGCGTGCTGTGTTGCGAAAGCAGAGAGCAGATTACCACCTGATCTCTTCACTGGACGACATGGCCTGGCTTTTTAACATGCGGGGCAGCGATGTGAAGTGCAATCCGGTAGTGCTGAGCTTTGCACTGATCAGCCAGGATAAAGCTGTGCTGTTTATAGAGCAGGACAAGCTGAAAGAGGAGGAGAAGCTGGCGCTGGAAGGGTTTGGAGTAGAGCTGCAGCCTTATGAGGAAGTGGAGCGGGTGCTGGCCGAGCTGGAAGCATGTTCTATTTTGATCGACCCGAAGCGCACCTGTTTTGCCCTTTACAAAGTGCTGGCGCCTTCGGTAAAGGTTGTGCAGAATACCAACCCGACTACTTTTTTTAAAGCCATTAAAAATGAAGTGGAAATAGCCAACACCCGAAAAACAATGGTAAAAGACGGTGTGGCTGTCACCCGTTTTTTTAAGTGGCTCGATGAAAACATTGGCAGCGCCAGGATCACAGAAATTTCGGTCGCTGAAAAGCTGCTGGAGTTTAGGGCAGCGCAGGAGGGCTTTGTGGGAGAAAGCTTCGATACAATAGCCGGCTACAAAGCACACGGGGCTTTACCGCATTACAAAGCTACTCCTGAGAGCGATGTGGAACTACAGGCAGATGGCTTGTTTTTGCTGGACTCAGGCGGACAATATACCACAGGAACAACAGACATTACACGCGTGATTTCTTTAGGCAACCTGACGGAAGAAGAAAAGACAGATTATACCCTTGTGCTGCGAGGGACTATAGACGGTTCTACTGCACGCTTTCCAAAAGGCACCCGTGGTTACCAGATAGATGCGATCACACGCAAGCCGCTCTGGGATCATGCGCGCAACTATGGGCATGGCACCGGGCACGGCGTTGGTTTCTTTCTGAATGTGCACGAAGGTCCGCATGTTTTCAATGCAACACCCACTCCAATCGATATTGAGCCGGGAATGATTACCTCGGTGGAACCAGGCCTTTACCGGCCAGAGCAGTATGGCATACGCATCGAAAACCTGGTACTGACGGTACCGGATGTGGTAAACGACTTTGCAGCCTTCTATACCTTCGAAACCTTAACTATTGCGCTGATAGATACGGCACCGGTCAAAAAAGAACTGCTGGAGCCTTACCACATTAACTGGCTGAACAGGTATAATCAGCTGGTTGTGGAAAAATTATCACCGTATCTAAGTGCCGAAGAATCAGCGTGGCTGCAGGAAAAAGCAAAGCCAGTTTAACCTTTGAGCCTCTTTGTAAAGCAGCGTTCTCATACTTTGTTCTGCATATATTTTTCATTTGTGCGTATAGGTTACCATTCTTAAAGTAAGCTATGAAGCAAGTGACGAATACAGTGCTCATGATAGAGCCAACGAATTTTGGGAATAACCCAAGAGGGGAAGAAGTAAACGAATTTCAACAGGATATAACAGGACTTACACCCGATCAGGTGCACGATCTGGCATTACTTGAATTCCGGAATGCGGTGGCGCAACTAGAGGAGTTAGGAGTAGAAGTGGTGGTGTTCAAAGACGAAGTCGATTCTGAAACACCGGGTTCTATATTCCCAAATAACTGGTTTAGCACGCACCGGAGCGGACAGCTGGTAACCTACCCTTTGGCCCCCGAGGGCAGGAGGGAAGAGCGCAGAAGCGATATAGTGGCTTTTCTGGAAGAGCAGTGTGGCTTTTGGGAGCACCTGGCCCTGGAGATGTTTGAGCAGCAGGACGATCCTCGTTTTTTAGAAGGTACTGGCAGTATGGTGTTAGACAGGCAGAACAAGGTGGCGTATGCTGCCATTTCACCCAGAACCGAGGAAGAGCCCTTGTTTCAGTTCTGCGAGATTATGGAATATACACCTGTTACGTTCAGAGCTACCGGTCCTAAAGGCGATCCGCTGCTGCACACAAACATGATTATGAACATGGGTGACGGCTTTGCTATTGTTGCGCTGGATGCCATACATGAGGAAGACGTGGAAAAAGTACGGAATAGCCTGCTCAATTCTGGTAAAGAGATCATCCAGATTACCAAACAACAGGCTTTCTATACTTTTGCCGGGAACATGCTGCAAGTAGAAAATAAGGCAGAGGAAAAAATCCTGATCTTATCCAGGACTGCCTATTACTCACTTACAGAAGACCAACTAACCCGGCTAACCGATCATAATGATCACATCCTGCCACTGCCGATACACATCATAGAAAAAGTAGGGGGCGGTAGTGTGCGGTGCATGATGGCAGAGATCTTTAAACCTGACAGGTAAGGAATGCCTGCATCATTACAGCTAAGCGGGCAGAGGGTACGTTCTCTGCCCGCTTAGCTTTTTAAAAGCCTGCCTTCCAGCAGCTGCGCGTAAGAAAATGGAGCTAATACCCGTAAAATGCTGTTTCGCTGCAACTTTTCCTCTGATTTCACTTAAAGAAGGGAATACACATACAGGTTGCTTAAATTCTTACCCCTATGAAAATAAAACGTTTACTAAACAAACCCTTACTGCTTTTTACGCTCGCAACTGGCGCAGCCATTCCGCTAGCTCAGGCTCAGACAACTCCACCTGCCGCAACTGTTACCGTTAAAATAGACGTGCCCGAAAGCATGCGTGCCGCACCTTTTAATGTAGATCGTTTTGCAACTGTGCCCAAAGATTTTTCGCTGGAAGTATACGCACGCGTAAGCGGAGTCCGGTTTATGGCAGTTGCCCCGAACGGAGATTTATTTGCTTCAGTGCCTGGTGAATCTGATAATAAAATTAAGCTTATCCGCGCCAATGAAAATGGTACTGTGCAAGACTTTGATTATGCGACAGGTCTGCAGCACCCTCACGATATTGTTTTTCACCAGATTGGAGACATCCAATATATGTATGTGGCCGAAAAGAACCAGATCAGCAGGTTTGTGTATAAAGAAGGAGAAACCCGTGCAGGAGCGCGTGAGGTCATTATCAGTAATTTGCCCGATGAGAGCCTGCCGGAGCTAAAGGGAAATTACGGGCACGTGCTTAAAAACATTGCCATCGACAGCAATCATAAGATTTATGTATCCATTGCTTCTACCTGCAATGCCTGCGAAGCGGATACCAAAAGCGATCCCAAGCGTGGTGCTATTTACCAGTATAACGCCGATGGCAGCAACAGACGGCTTTTTGCCGAAGGCATACGCAACGCGGAAGGACTGGCCTTTCTCCCGGGCACAAACGAGCTGTGGGTGGTGGGCAATAACCGCGACTGGATTCCATATCCGCACAATGATAACACCGGCAGGTACGGGCAGGTGCTTCAGGCTTATGTTGACAACAACCCTCCCGAGATATTTACCAAAGTGCGCGACGGCGGAAACTATGGCTGGCCTTTCTGTAACCCGGACGGTTCTCAAGGCATGAATAACATGCCCTACAACAAAGACTACGATACCAATAAAGATGGCGAAGTAGATTGCGATGAAATGGACAGAGCTACGAAGGGAATTGCGGCACACTCCGCACCCCTCGGACTGATATTTACACAGGGTACTCAAATGCCACAGCTGTACCGCAATGGGGCGATTGTGGCATTGCATGGCTCCTGGAACAGAGATAAAAAGACAGGCTATAAAGTAATATACTACCCATGGAACAGCCAAACGCAAACACCCGGCGACCACATCGACCTGGTAGGTGGTTTCCTGAACAGCGATTCTACCGTAGCTTATGCCCGTCCGGTTGATGTGGCTGTTGGCACAGATGGCAGTTTATTTATATCAGACGACGCAACCAAATCAATTTACAGGCTCACCTACTCGGGCCCTGTAGCATCAGCTAAGAACGATGAACTGGAGCGGGCGCTTACCATTTATCCTGTTCCCGCAGAAGGAGATTTAAAGATTGCACTGAACGGGCTCAAAAGTAAAGAGGTGAGAATTACCATGACCAATGCCCAGTCGGCTAATGTAGTGGACGAAACAAGAGCAATTAGTTCAGGTGAAAACAACCTGCTGGTTGATACCTCTAAGCTGGCCAACGGGGTTTATTTTTTAAGTATATTTTCTGACGGTGCCCGGGTTGTACGGAGGGTTGTGGTGAGAAATAAATAAGAGCTTCAGATTATAACCGGTATAGTACAGCCTTTACTAAATTTCAACATTCAAGCGAAAGCCTTAGCTCCGTATGCAGCTAAGGCTTTACTTTGTTACCAGACAGGCAGGTGGTGCAGGTAGTTTATTTTCTAATCTTGTAAAGCGTGTATACTAGCCATTAAATGAGCAGTCTGATACTATTATTTTTATGCTTGGGCCTGGGCCTGGTACTGCGAAACGTAAAAGCATTTCCTGCTACTACTGCCGTAGCACTGAACCAGTTTATCATTTATATCTCTCTGCCTGCTCTGGCGCTTTATTTCATCCCGGAAATCATTATCGACAGCACAGTGCTGTTACCGGTTGGGGTGGCCTGGATCTGTTTTGCAGGTTCTGCTCTTATTTTCTATACTCTTGGTAAAATCTATGGCTGGTCCCGGAAATTAACAGGCTGCCTTATCCTGATGGCAGGTCTGGGAAACACTTCGTATGTCGGATTTCCCGTGGTAGAGGCTTTGTATGGTATTGATGGTCTTAAAACAGCCATATTGGTAGATCAGCCTGGCTCGTTCATGGTTTTGTCTACGCTTGGTATAGCTGTGGCAGCGGGTTTTTCGAAAGGTGGTGCCAGTACAGCGCTGATAGTCCGGAGAATTGTCACCTTTCCGCCCTTTATTATGTTTGTGCTGGCGGTCGCTATGAACCTGCTTGGCCTGACATTCCCAGACGTGGTGAAAGAGGTATTTGAGCGATTAGGCGGCACGGTTACGCCCCTGGCCTTGGTTTCGGTGGGCATGCAGCTACGGATCGAGCGCCGCAGCAAGCACTGGCGCTTTGTCGTTATGGGGCTACTTTACCAGTTGCTTTTGGCTCCTGCACTTATCTATCTGCTCTATGTGGTGGCACTGGGAAACAGGAGCGAGGTGGTGCAGATCTGTGTGATAGAAGCTGCCATGGCTCCCATGATCACCCCCTCCATTGTGGCGGCCTCCTATGGTTTAAAGCCCCGGCTCGCCAACATGATGATCGGCATCGGCATTCCCATCTCCTTCATCACCCTGGCCTTCTGGTACTGGATGGTTATATAAATTTGAAGATTTGAAAATAAAAAAAGAAATTAATCAGCACATTTCCTCATTTCCACATCTTCAAATCTCCACATCTCCACATCTTTACTCCGGTTCCTGGTAGGTGTCGAGTTTGATTTTTTCGATTTGCAGGTAGTTCTTAAACTGGTGAATCATCTTATCCATTTCCCGTTCTTTCTGATCGAGGGCAATAACTTCTTCGTTGCTTGTTTCCAGCACTGGCTTCAGGCGGGACAAGCTATCCTGCAGCTGTGTGATGGCTTCTTCGGTATGTTCTACAACAGCCTGGTTTTGCTGGGTTTCCAGGCTTTGTTCGAGCTCCCGTATATACAGTTCCAGAAAAGGAACCATGTCCCATGGGTTATTTGGGCGGTTCCAGGTGAAGGTGGTGTTGCAACGGCGGCAACGATAGGTATTGCTGCGCCAGCCATGCTCATTCGTGGCAGTGCCGTTTCGTTTCAGCATATCTGCCTTCTGGCATTTCGGGCAGTACGCATTATCTTCTATGATTTTAGAGAGCCGTTCCCTTTTATCCAGTATGGCAGCACGGTTAGCCGCATGGGTCAGCAACTGCTGCTCAAGATTATGGCAGGCGGTTGTTAGCTGCTCATGCTCCGAACTCAGTTCACCTGTGGCTATCAGGTGCTGGGCACGCTTGCTGAAGAAATGAATCAGTTTGATTAACTCTCTTTCGTTTGCTTTCAATGCTGGCTGTTTCATGTAGCAAAGGTACATAAAAACAACAAGAGATGCTTGTGCCGTATAAGGCCGCAGCCAAGGCTGCAACAGAGCCCAAGTACGAATGCTTGATTTTTTCTTTATCTTGGAAGCCAAAAATGTTTAAATGCCCGAAGGGTTTTGACTATACCAACTTACTTCATCATGATTCTGAAGCAACTGCAATTGATGCCAGTATGGCTAATTATATACCTCTGTCTTACGTCCGCTTCTGTATTAGCCCAGAAAAAGAGCCAGGGAGAGCCTGACCAGGTATATGTAGACAGCAAAGGGATTTTACGCTGGAAAAAATCAAAGCAGGAAGCAGCTTTTTTTGGCGTAAATTATACTGTTCCTTTTGCTTACGGTTACCGTTCGGTGAGGGCAATGGGCATTAAACCGGAGCAGGCGATTGAGCAGGATGTGTACCATATGGCCCGCCTCGGGTTTGATGCCTTTCGGGTGCATGTGTGGGATACCGAAATTACAGATACCCTGGGAAACCTGCTGGAGAACGAGCACCTGCGCTTGTTTGATTACCTCCTTTATCAGTTAAAAGAGCGCGACATTAAAGTAATGCTGACTCCCATCGCTTTCTGGGGCAACGGGTACCCGGAGCAGGATGAGGCAACGCCCGGATTTTCTCACCG contains these protein-coding regions:
- a CDS encoding DUF5686 and carboxypeptidase regulatory-like domain-containing protein; translated protein: MKNKCIVACLLTLFLGCCHFAMYAQGIRGTVKDDKGEPLPYASIYIANLNNGASTNVNGEFEIKLAAGKHTVVVKYIGYAAVEKQVEVKTSWVDVDFVLREQGFSLKEVEVKSGNEDPAYTIMRKAIAKKKFHQLQYNSYKMRVYIKGTGELTKAPFFLKNKLKEEGVKLNEAYTTESVSEITFKQPNKVEENVISIRTKGDNKGSASPSSFIQQSFYNDKIAEIVSPLSRSAFAYYRFEYAGSFEEKDIVVNKIKVTPRSRGDQVFEGYIYIIEDYWAIHSLDLKTSIMGFPISAKQNYAEVAPRVWLPVTHQYKFSGKVMGFAGEFKYMASCSNYQVELNKDLIAETEIIDEKVEDVPKEVAALKPAAKKDAAETLATQDKLTRKQYRQMITEYEKEARKAQQEPEVISERSFAIDKLATKRDSAYWEEVRPVPLTVKELQGYNRDDSLALVEKARITGVDSANVIRKKRFKPTDLIGGASYNLSPKMRLYLDPTLAQTHYNTVEGVNVNVSGKLRYQYDSLRRTFEVAPMLRYGFSSKDFYAKSRFSHTVQDGLASRSMFLEGGKFVPQFNEDEPIHPYINTLSTLFFRRSYMKLYEKWYAKAGYAYKPTASLKLNGSLEWAQRNQLYNKADYSLLYGENRTFTPNLPENNELADTGFPQHEALIFQADVSYRPALRYRVYNGRKYPVLEQSPELLLMYRKGISGALGSDVDLDQVQLGVKHGFSFGVRGRLELEALGGTFLNNNSMYFMDYQHFDGNRTILSSLRPAGAFRLLDYYAYSTARSYFSGHTHYQFRRFLLTQLPEVRFAGLKENIFVNYLKTSTSPHYYELGYSLDNVFRVFRVEAAASFQDRSFKEFGFRVGVATFLKVSTN
- a CDS encoding aminopeptidase P family protein — encoded protein: MNYRERLAAIREQMKEQGISAYIIPSADPHISEYLPDRYKCIYFASGFTGSAGTLVITADFAGLWTDARYFVQAVEQLQDSGYELVKLQVQQAPEYIQWLAERLKAGEVVAFDAKLISVQLAQLLEQELSPVGIRIASHHDLLEPVWHDRPALPAAPAYLLDESVTGKSFPEKLTELRAVLRKQRADYHLISSLDDMAWLFNMRGSDVKCNPVVLSFALISQDKAVLFIEQDKLKEEEKLALEGFGVELQPYEEVERVLAELEACSILIDPKRTCFALYKVLAPSVKVVQNTNPTTFFKAIKNEVEIANTRKTMVKDGVAVTRFFKWLDENIGSARITEISVAEKLLEFRAAQEGFVGESFDTIAGYKAHGALPHYKATPESDVELQADGLFLLDSGGQYTTGTTDITRVISLGNLTEEEKTDYTLVLRGTIDGSTARFPKGTRGYQIDAITRKPLWDHARNYGHGTGHGVGFFLNVHEGPHVFNATPTPIDIEPGMITSVEPGLYRPEQYGIRIENLVLTVPDVVNDFAAFYTFETLTIALIDTAPVKKELLEPYHINWLNRYNQLVVEKLSPYLSAEESAWLQEKAKPV
- the ctlX gene encoding citrulline utilization hydrolase CtlX — translated: MKQVTNTVLMIEPTNFGNNPRGEEVNEFQQDITGLTPDQVHDLALLEFRNAVAQLEELGVEVVVFKDEVDSETPGSIFPNNWFSTHRSGQLVTYPLAPEGRREERRSDIVAFLEEQCGFWEHLALEMFEQQDDPRFLEGTGSMVLDRQNKVAYAAISPRTEEEPLFQFCEIMEYTPVTFRATGPKGDPLLHTNMIMNMGDGFAIVALDAIHEEDVEKVRNSLLNSGKEIIQITKQQAFYTFAGNMLQVENKAEEKILILSRTAYYSLTEDQLTRLTDHNDHILPLPIHIIEKVGGGSVRCMMAEIFKPDR
- a CDS encoding T9SS type A sorting domain-containing protein, with the translated sequence MKIKRLLNKPLLLFTLATGAAIPLAQAQTTPPAATVTVKIDVPESMRAAPFNVDRFATVPKDFSLEVYARVSGVRFMAVAPNGDLFASVPGESDNKIKLIRANENGTVQDFDYATGLQHPHDIVFHQIGDIQYMYVAEKNQISRFVYKEGETRAGAREVIISNLPDESLPELKGNYGHVLKNIAIDSNHKIYVSIASTCNACEADTKSDPKRGAIYQYNADGSNRRLFAEGIRNAEGLAFLPGTNELWVVGNNRDWIPYPHNDNTGRYGQVLQAYVDNNPPEIFTKVRDGGNYGWPFCNPDGSQGMNNMPYNKDYDTNKDGEVDCDEMDRATKGIAAHSAPLGLIFTQGTQMPQLYRNGAIVALHGSWNRDKKTGYKVIYYPWNSQTQTPGDHIDLVGGFLNSDSTVAYARPVDVAVGTDGSLFISDDATKSIYRLTYSGPVASAKNDELERALTIYPVPAEGDLKIALNGLKSKEVRITMTNAQSANVVDETRAISSGENNLLVDTSKLANGVYFLSIFSDGARVVRRVVVRNK
- a CDS encoding AEC family transporter — translated: MSSLILLFLCLGLGLVLRNVKAFPATTAVALNQFIIYISLPALALYFIPEIIIDSTVLLPVGVAWICFAGSALIFYTLGKIYGWSRKLTGCLILMAGLGNTSYVGFPVVEALYGIDGLKTAILVDQPGSFMVLSTLGIAVAAGFSKGGASTALIVRRIVTFPPFIMFVLAVAMNLLGLTFPDVVKEVFERLGGTVTPLALVSVGMQLRIERRSKHWRFVVMGLLYQLLLAPALIYLLYVVALGNRSEVVQICVIEAAMAPMITPSIVAASYGLKPRLANMMIGIGIPISFITLAFWYWMVI